TAGAAAAACCTATACTATCATTATCCAAGTTTGTGACCGGAACATTTGCTACTGCAGCACCGTTTAAGACATTGTAATCCGCATCTCCCGATGTAACATTTCCTGTTATAATAGTGTAGGCAACATCTCCATCAGCAATTAAATCATCGACACCAGTAACGGTGACAACTTCACCGGTATCCCAATCTGCGGCGGCTATTGTAACAGACGCGGGAACAGTTCCCTCATCTGTATTATTACTGCTTAAGACTATACTGACGGTACCTGTAGGCTGACTTGTCAGCGTAACGGTAAAGGTCGCCTGCGCACCATCCTCACTAGTATCTCCGCTAATTGCAGACACATTGACACCAGCCAAATCATCGTCCACGTTCGTAACCGTCAGTTGTGGTACATCACCACCAGTTAATCCATCATAAAATGAATCTGTGTCCGAGGTAACATTGCCCGTGCTTATAAGATCATCGATATCACCATCTATAATATTATCGTCTACACCTGTAATTATCAAATCTACGCCCGTATTCCAGTTCGTATCGTCCAAAAATACAGCAGCAGGCCCAGAGGTTTCGGTGGCATCATATCCATTTATTGGAATTCTAACCTGATCAGTGGGTTCACTGTCGAGTGTAAAGGTAAAGGTAGCTGTCCCGCCACCTTCAGTGGTATTACCTGTTAAGGTATTGACCGTTACACCAGCGACATCGTTATCTCTTATCCTTCCCCTTCCAAGACCATCATCTATACCAACACCCGCATCACTCGGGGTACCCAGAATAACCTCAAAGTCTTCATTGTCCACCTCATCAATGAAGTCGTCGATAATAGGTACAGTAATAGTCTGTGTTTCACCTGCCAAACCCACGAACACAAGGTCCGGACCTATGGTATTATCATAGTCTAGACCACCAGTGGCCTCATCATCGTTAAAGGTGTAACCTACCGTAAAGCCACCTGGAGCTATAGCATCTAGTGTTACGGTAAATAACATATTACCGACATCTTCATCCTGAGTCACATTATTAATGGACAGCTCCTGAGCACTAACTAAGGTGGTAAAGAAAAAGAGTGGTAGCACAGCATACCAAAATGCAATAGGCTTTTTGATAGTAAGCAGATTTTGAAGGCCAAGCGTATTTTTCATTTTCATAACAGTTCTTTTGTCCACTCCATAGAATTATGACAAAAAGTAAAAAAGGGGTTCAATATTACTAAAAAAAAATAGCTAAACCTTTAATTAACAGATTAAAAAAGGCTTTTTGGGTTGAAATACAGAATAGGACCTATAAGAGTTATGATTCGAAAGAAGGAGACTGCGTTTGCGCATTTGGCTCTATTTTGCGCACCAAACCCTGCAAAACCTTACCAGGCCCTATTTCCGTAAACATAGTAGCCCCATCTCTATACATGTTTCTGACACTTTGCGTCCATTTTACGGGTGCCGTTAATTGTAGAATTAAATTCTTTTTAATGCCTTCTGCCTCTGTGACGGGAGTAGTACTAACATTTTGGTAAATGGGACAAGTTGGTACGCCAAATTGTGTATCTGAAATGGCCGTGGCCAATTCTTCCCGTGCCGGTTCCATTAAGGGAGAATGGAAAGCGCCGCCTACAGGCAACACTAAAGCGCGTCTGGCGCCTGCTTCTTTCATCTTTTCACAAGCTACATTGATAGCCTCGACTTCTCCCGAGATTACCAACTGACCTGGACAGTTATAATTTGCCGCTACGACCACTCCGGGAGTATCGGAACATATTTTTTCCACAACATCATCTGCCAAGCCCAAAACCGCTGCCATTGTACTTGGTTGCAATTCACATGCTTTTTGCATGGCTATAGCTCTTTGCGAAACTAATTTCAACCCATCTTCAAAAGACAATGAGTTGTTTGCCACTAAGGCTGAAAATTCACCCAAAGAATGGCCTGCAACCATATCTGGCTTAAACGATTCACCCATAACTTTAGATAGGATAACGGAATGCAGAAAAATAGCAGGCTGTGTCACTTTTGTCTCCTTGAGCCCTTCCGGCGTACCGTTGAACATCACCTCGGTAATATCAAATCCTAAAATATCGTTTGCTTTCTCAAACATATCTTTTGCAAGAGACGATTTCTCATAGAGGTCTAGTCCCATACCTACGAACTGAGCTCCTTGTCCTGGAAATATATAAGCGTTCATAACTTTTGATTTAGAGGGCAAAAATAAGGATATAATATTCACCCACAAATAACCGTATCATTCGAAAAATAGATACATCACCCCCTTTCATTTGAACCATCCTGAATATGTTATATAAGCTTCCGCAATGCGGTTAATTTCTCCCTTACTTAATTCCGGACTAATATCCTTTATTTTTTTTGCCGGCATCCCTGCGTAAATGGTGCCCGATGGTACATGGGTTCCTTTGGTCAATACCGCACCGGCAGCGATGATACAATTCGACTCAACGACGCAGTCATCCATGATAATACTCCCCATACCTACCAATACATTGTCCTTAATAGTACAGCCGTGTACAATGGCATTATGTCCTATTGAAACATTGTTACCTATATTGGTAGGAGATTTTTTATAGGTACAATGGATTACCGCACCATCCTGCACATTTACTTTGTCTCCCATCTTTATAAAATGAACGTCTCCCCTTAAAACAGCATTGAACCAGATGCTACATTGGGCTCCCATGGATACCTCGCCAACTATAGTGGCATTTTCTGCAATAAAACAATCCTCTCCTATTTTTGGTGTATGACCACGTACTGATTTTATCATGTTTCTACTGTATATTTTAATCGAAGTAAGCAAGAAACTCTTTCTTTTTTGAGGCAGAGACCATTAGTTCCTTTCCATTGGATATAATAACACTACCGCCTTTACCTCTCCTATATTTGACCACTTCATTAACGTTCACAAGATACGACTTATGGACCCGTGCAAAAGGAAAATCAGATAGGGCCTCTTCAAAATACTTTAAAGTCTTACTCACTAAAATTTTCTTGTTCTCCAAGAATATTTCCGTGTAATTATCGTCTGCTTTACAGTATAGGATTTCCTCTACATTCAAAACTTGGAATCCATCTTGTTGGGGAAGCGTCAACTTACCACGTACTCCTTTTGATTTAGAATTCAAGACGCGTTCCTGTAGTTTATTTTCCTTTTCTTTCACCTCAAGTACGTAGTCTACAGCTTTAATAAGTTCATCAATATTTATTGGTTTCATCAAATAATAGGCCGCATGCTCATTCAGTGCATCCTTGGCATAGTGGTCATAAGCGGTTACAAATACTATTTCAAAACTACGTTCAGGTATTTTTTCAAGAAGGTCAAAGGCATTTCCAAAAGGCATTTCTACGTCCAAGAAAATCAAGTCCAGATTATGGTCGCCAATAAGTGTAAGACCTTCCTTGATTGATGCGGCCTCACCTACTAAATCCACTCTTGGGCAATATTTTTTTAAGTAATTCCTTAAAATTTCCCGACTATTAGACTCATCCTCGACTATTATGGCTTTTAAATTCATTTATCCTTCTTTATGGTAAAAATTACTCTGGTACCTTGACCAGATTCCATTAAATCGGTGATTACAACGGCTACCTTATCCTTGTACATATCGTTTAAAATGGCCACTCGCTGTTTTATATTACCCATACCCTTTGACTTTTGCTTTTTCTGGTTTGCTGTCTTAAGTTCTGCTGATTTTTTTCTTCCAATGCCATCATCGGAAATACTAATCTCTAATGCCCTTTCACTTTTCGATGTTACATTAACCTTAAGAACACCTTTTTCCTTTTTATATCTTAGCCCATGCCAAATAGCATTTTCTATATAGGGTTGTAGCAACATCGGCGGTATTTGAAACGAAGAAATATCGATATTATCATCAATTTTGATTTCGTAATCAAACTTATCCGGAAATCTAGAGTGCTCTAATTTTATATACAATTCTAGTAATTGTAATTCTTTTGCCAGGGGAATAAAGTCCTCTTCCGAATTTTCTAGCACTGACCGCATTAGTGTTGAAAATTCACTTAAATATCTATTGGCACTTCGTTCGTCGCTTTTTGCGATATAATTGTTAACGGAATTAAGTGCATTGAAAATAAAATGAGGGTTCATTTGGGATCGCAAAGATTTGAGCGCTAATAAATTATTGGCCAGCTTTTGCTGTTGATTACTTCTATAAAAAAAGAAAGCCGCCAAACCGGTTAGCAACAGTCC
This genomic window from Maribacter sp. MJ134 contains:
- the fabD gene encoding ACP S-malonyltransferase, which gives rise to MNAYIFPGQGAQFVGMGLDLYEKSSLAKDMFEKANDILGFDITEVMFNGTPEGLKETKVTQPAIFLHSVILSKVMGESFKPDMVAGHSLGEFSALVANNSLSFEDGLKLVSQRAIAMQKACELQPSTMAAVLGLADDVVEKICSDTPGVVVAANYNCPGQLVISGEVEAINVACEKMKEAGARRALVLPVGGAFHSPLMEPAREELATAISDTQFGVPTCPIYQNVSTTPVTEAEGIKKNLILQLTAPVKWTQSVRNMYRDGATMFTEIGPGKVLQGLVRKIEPNAQTQSPSFES
- a CDS encoding gamma carbonic anhydrase family protein is translated as MIKSVRGHTPKIGEDCFIAENATIVGEVSMGAQCSIWFNAVLRGDVHFIKMGDKVNVQDGAVIHCTYKKSPTNIGNNVSIGHNAIVHGCTIKDNVLVGMGSIIMDDCVVESNCIIAAGAVLTKGTHVPSGTIYAGMPAKKIKDISPELSKGEINRIAEAYITYSGWFK
- a CDS encoding LytR/AlgR family response regulator transcription factor — encoded protein: MNLKAIIVEDESNSREILRNYLKKYCPRVDLVGEAASIKEGLTLIGDHNLDLIFLDVEMPFGNAFDLLEKIPERSFEIVFVTAYDHYAKDALNEHAAYYLMKPINIDELIKAVDYVLEVKEKENKLQERVLNSKSKGVRGKLTLPQQDGFQVLNVEEILYCKADDNYTEIFLENKKILVSKTLKYFEEALSDFPFARVHKSYLVNVNEVVKYRRGKGGSVIISNGKELMVSASKKKEFLAYFD